One window from the genome of Sphaerotilus microaerophilus encodes:
- a CDS encoding TolC family protein, which produces MKPLLISATIAALMACGPAAAREDDPLMCAAGTPSPSTGAVSIGSVVRAIVCQNSAVQRRQGLVEQARAAEDRARGLRQPSVRIDTSADAVRHEGSDLAAAARLSWTLFDFGAADAQVRQARRALEAVLDEQRVDTLAALAEGAQSFAGAEVAQGRYEAAVQNLRTAQDSLAAAQARRSAGAASASEQLSAQTAVHQARFELTRAHGDLRATRGALALAMGLRAGDLQAAALAVDDTDDGLLRQPIDFAALVDEARERHPRVLAARSRLEESVARETSLRAQRWGQVDMNASAGRERSSTDSRVQGTATAALRWTLPLMDRGERDSSLRDALAQTRVGQARLADALRQTELQVWQDGQALLAERAALREGQRVLDSAMLALQADVERYRLGAASLRDVLAAQTQLSGARYQWVEVRARARQAGWRLAAALGRLGPLGGLPLPPP; this is translated from the coding sequence GTGAAACCCCTGCTCATCTCGGCGACGATCGCCGCACTCATGGCCTGCGGCCCCGCCGCCGCCCGCGAAGACGATCCGCTGATGTGTGCCGCCGGCACGCCATCGCCGTCCACAGGGGCGGTCTCGATCGGCAGCGTGGTGCGCGCCATCGTCTGCCAGAACAGCGCCGTGCAGCGTCGCCAGGGCCTGGTCGAACAGGCTCGTGCCGCCGAGGACCGCGCCCGCGGGCTGCGGCAGCCGTCGGTGCGCATCGACACCTCGGCCGACGCCGTGCGGCACGAGGGCAGTGACCTGGCCGCGGCGGCCAGGCTGTCATGGACCTTGTTCGACTTCGGTGCCGCCGACGCCCAGGTCCGGCAGGCGCGTCGCGCTCTGGAGGCGGTGCTCGACGAACAACGTGTCGACACCCTGGCGGCGCTGGCGGAGGGGGCCCAGTCCTTCGCCGGTGCCGAGGTCGCGCAAGGCCGGTACGAGGCGGCCGTGCAGAACCTGCGCACCGCGCAGGACAGCCTGGCCGCCGCGCAGGCGCGCCGCAGTGCCGGCGCGGCCAGCGCTTCCGAACAGCTCAGCGCACAGACGGCCGTGCACCAGGCACGCTTTGAGCTGACCCGCGCCCACGGCGATCTGCGCGCCACGCGGGGCGCCCTGGCACTCGCGATGGGCCTGCGCGCCGGCGACCTTCAGGCCGCCGCGCTGGCGGTGGACGACACCGACGACGGCTTGCTGCGCCAGCCGATCGACTTCGCGGCGCTGGTCGACGAAGCCCGCGAGCGGCATCCCCGCGTGCTGGCTGCGCGCTCCCGGCTGGAAGAATCGGTGGCCCGGGAGACATCGTTGCGGGCGCAACGCTGGGGCCAGGTGGACATGAACGCGTCAGCCGGGCGGGAACGCTCCTCGACGGACTCCCGGGTGCAGGGCACGGCCACGGCTGCGCTGCGTTGGACCCTGCCGCTGATGGACCGCGGCGAACGCGACAGCAGCCTGCGCGACGCACTCGCCCAAACCCGCGTCGGCCAGGCGCGCCTGGCCGACGCGCTGCGGCAGACCGAACTGCAGGTGTGGCAGGACGGCCAGGCCCTGCTGGCCGAGCGCGCCGCGCTACGCGAAGGCCAGCGGGTGCTCGACAGTGCGATGCTGGCCCTGCAGGCAGATGTGGAGCGCTATCGCCTCGGCGCTGCCTCGTTGCGCGACGTGCTCGCGGCCCAGACCCAGCTGTCCGGTGCCCGTTACCAATGGGTGGAGGTGCGCGCCCGTGCTCGCCAGGCCGGGTGGCGCCTGGCCGCGGCGCTCGGCCGTCTCGGGCCGCTCGGCGGCCTGCCGCTGCCGCCCCCGTAG
- the pilV gene encoding type IV pilus modification protein PilV, which yields MPRSSPYHRATARPFVAADCRGSTLLEVLIGMLLISFWLLGNAGLQAASLKLQKGAEYRLTAVTLAAELGERMEANLAGSLAGQYVLAETNSAPASQIDCSARVCNATELAAYDLSQWSQRASAVLRLKTLSVTDVTPPGALTTYRIAIAWEEPRGRRQYADAVGQSSGSTNNSTEVMSHLATKVLRNGSN from the coding sequence ATGCCGCGGTCGTCCCCATACCACCGCGCGACGGCTCGTCCGTTCGTTGCGGCCGACTGCCGAGGCAGCACCCTGCTCGAGGTGTTGATCGGCATGTTGCTGATTTCGTTTTGGCTGCTGGGCAACGCCGGCCTCCAGGCCGCTTCGCTGAAGCTGCAGAAGGGCGCCGAATACAGGCTGACGGCCGTCACGCTGGCAGCCGAACTCGGCGAGCGCATGGAAGCCAACTTGGCCGGCAGCCTGGCAGGCCAGTATGTATTGGCTGAAACCAACTCGGCGCCGGCGAGCCAGATCGACTGCAGCGCGCGGGTATGCAACGCCACCGAACTCGCAGCCTACGATCTATCCCAATGGAGTCAGCGCGCCAGCGCCGTGCTCCGGCTCAAGACGCTCAGCGTGACCGATGTAACGCCCCCTGGCGCGTTGACCACCTATCGCATCGCCATCGCCTGGGAAGAGCCGCGCGGCCGCCGGCAGTACGCCGATGCAGTCGGGCAAAGCAGCGGATCGACAAACAACTCGACCGAAGTGATGAGCCACTTGGCCACCAAGGTGCTGCGCAATGGATCGAACTGA
- a CDS encoding PilW family protein — MDRTEGRHLSIRPSQCGVSLIELMVGLALGLVIVLAVLQGYAASTMNAAVNMQVSEYQTNGRHALEILKRELRHAGLHPLLWDTQHLVVNPTAAAKDFGCGAGTTATVQAGLTGWNDTNPFAGTCLTDRADRRWARGDVLVIRRAALDASTTFDANAPYIRLAYGAGHVFLGGEAPADLVEPVADHRIVHDVYFVNAFTSSASESPRIPALYRLRLSEGANPTMKPELVASNIEHFQLQYAEAVAANGTMQYRNANQISDWANVKSVRIWLLLRASNPEGTLSGEAAQSYPFGDVTYAPTDNFRRRLLTSTISLRNP, encoded by the coding sequence ATGGATCGAACTGAAGGCAGGCACCTGAGCATCAGACCATCCCAGTGCGGCGTCTCGCTGATCGAACTGATGGTCGGGCTGGCTCTGGGCCTCGTGATCGTGCTCGCCGTGCTGCAGGGTTATGCCGCATCGACGATGAACGCCGCCGTGAACATGCAGGTCTCGGAGTACCAGACGAACGGACGGCATGCGCTGGAGATCCTCAAGCGCGAACTGCGCCACGCCGGCCTGCATCCGCTGCTGTGGGACACGCAGCATCTCGTAGTCAACCCGACCGCGGCGGCGAAGGACTTCGGCTGCGGCGCCGGCACCACGGCGACCGTGCAAGCCGGCCTGACCGGATGGAACGACACCAACCCGTTCGCCGGTACCTGCCTGACCGATCGAGCCGACCGGCGATGGGCACGCGGTGACGTGCTGGTGATCCGGCGCGCCGCCCTGGATGCCAGCACGACCTTCGATGCCAACGCGCCGTACATCCGCCTTGCCTACGGTGCCGGCCACGTCTTTCTCGGCGGTGAGGCCCCAGCCGATCTGGTCGAACCGGTCGCCGACCACCGGATCGTCCACGATGTCTACTTCGTGAACGCGTTCACGTCGAGCGCATCGGAGTCCCCGCGGATCCCGGCGCTGTACCGCCTGCGCTTGAGCGAGGGCGCGAATCCGACGATGAAGCCGGAACTGGTTGCCTCCAACATCGAGCACTTCCAATTGCAGTATGCCGAAGCCGTGGCCGCGAATGGAACCATGCAGTACAGAAACGCCAACCAGATCAGCGACTGGGCGAACGTCAAGTCCGTCCGGATATGGCTGCTGCTGCGAGCATCGAATCCGGAAGGCACACTGAGCGGGGAGGCTGCCCAGTCCTACCCATTCGGGGACGTGACCTATGCGCCGACCGACAACTTTCGTCGTCGGCTGCTGACCAGCACGATCAGCCTGCGCAACCCATGA
- a CDS encoding pilus assembly PilX family protein: MARPTRERRKPYPRGNQRGGALIVVIAVVLAIAITTLGAFGLARSQYQLAGNLQFLEQAFNQAEGAAASAENWLSVPGNAHSAGFDTYDPSGSPGMYPTGQLRQLGLDPKTMSWNSGNSLASGDGRYLIERMAQDRKLPGTSLQIGQRRSSGCASVDVFRVVARSNAIRGASRTIETTYVTPYC, from the coding sequence ATGGCGCGCCCGACCCGCGAGCGACGCAAACCATACCCACGAGGCAACCAGCGGGGCGGGGCCTTGATCGTAGTGATCGCCGTGGTGCTGGCCATCGCCATCACCACACTGGGCGCATTCGGCCTGGCTCGCAGCCAGTACCAGTTGGCGGGCAACCTTCAATTCCTTGAACAGGCCTTCAACCAGGCCGAAGGTGCGGCAGCCAGTGCCGAAAATTGGCTCAGCGTGCCAGGCAATGCCCACAGCGCTGGGTTCGACACCTACGACCCCAGCGGATCCCCCGGGATGTATCCCACGGGCCAGTTACGCCAGCTGGGCCTCGACCCGAAGACGATGTCCTGGAACTCCGGCAATTCCCTGGCCAGCGGTGACGGACGCTACCTGATCGAACGCATGGCCCAGGATCGCAAGCTCCCCGGGACATCGCTGCAGATCGGCCAGCGACGCAGCAGCGGTTGCGCGTCGGTGGACGTTTTCCGTGTGGTTGCACGTTCCAATGCGATCCGCGGCGCATCCCGGACCATTGAAACAACCTACGTGACTCCTTACTGCTGA
- a CDS encoding HlyD family secretion protein: MPAPPNDPLFRREAVKARQPQVFGGVVQMPPVWSAGVAWLSLLLAAALVALLAFGSYTRRSTVTGQIYPQEGLIRVAANQAGVVAETNVREGQAVQRGAVLFVLSSDRQGPDAVDFQRGIAAQISARQRLLEDDLERITQTQHKEAEQLARRLESLRAEHARILQQGRQQRLRVATAADTVARYESLFRQGYVSRDELAARQADLAQLRGQEEGIRREALTLQRELDTARLDADNLPTRFAGQRGEIERAILLTRQEFTEIEARRRIVVSAPTDGIVTLVRAEAGQHIEPARTLAHLMPASSPLVARLYVPGRAAGFIQPSMPVMLRHEAFPYQKFGQQAGRVVAVSGAAVPAAELDDAAIRPDAAAERLFAVTVELAAPPVTTTGHRLPLQVGMKVEADLLHENRRLYEWMLEPLLAARARI; the protein is encoded by the coding sequence ATGCCCGCCCCCCCCAACGATCCACTGTTTCGCCGCGAAGCCGTCAAGGCCCGGCAACCGCAGGTCTTCGGCGGCGTGGTGCAGATGCCGCCGGTGTGGTCCGCCGGGGTGGCCTGGCTGTCGCTGCTGCTGGCGGCGGCGCTGGTGGCGTTGCTGGCATTCGGCAGCTACACCCGCCGGTCCACCGTGACAGGCCAGATCTATCCGCAGGAGGGCCTGATCCGCGTTGCTGCCAACCAGGCCGGTGTGGTGGCGGAGACGAACGTCCGGGAGGGGCAGGCCGTGCAGCGCGGCGCGGTCCTGTTCGTGCTGAGCAGCGACCGCCAGGGGCCCGACGCGGTGGACTTCCAGCGCGGCATCGCAGCACAGATCTCGGCGCGCCAGCGGCTGCTGGAGGACGACCTCGAACGCATCACGCAGACCCAGCACAAGGAAGCCGAACAACTCGCGCGGCGCCTCGAATCGCTGCGTGCCGAGCACGCCCGCATCCTCCAGCAGGGCCGCCAACAGCGGCTGCGCGTGGCCACCGCGGCCGACACCGTGGCGCGTTACGAATCGCTGTTCCGCCAGGGTTACGTGTCCCGCGACGAACTGGCGGCCAGGCAGGCCGATCTGGCGCAGCTGCGGGGACAGGAGGAAGGCATCCGGCGCGAGGCGCTCACGCTGCAGCGCGAGCTCGACACCGCGCGCCTGGACGCCGACAACCTGCCCACGCGCTTTGCGGGACAACGCGGTGAGATCGAACGCGCCATCCTGCTCACCCGGCAGGAGTTCACCGAGATCGAGGCGAGGCGTCGCATCGTCGTGTCGGCCCCCACCGACGGCATCGTGACGCTGGTGCGGGCAGAAGCCGGCCAGCACATCGAGCCGGCACGCACCCTCGCGCACCTGATGCCGGCCTCGTCGCCGCTGGTCGCCCGGTTGTACGTGCCCGGCCGCGCCGCGGGATTCATCCAGCCGTCGATGCCGGTGATGCTGCGCCACGAGGCCTTCCCGTACCAGAAGTTCGGCCAGCAGGCGGGTCGGGTCGTGGCAGTGTCCGGCGCCGCGGTGCCGGCGGCCGAACTCGACGACGCGGCCATCCGCCCCGACGCGGCGGCCGAACGGCTCTTCGCGGTGACCGTGGAGCTGGCCGCGCCGCCGGTCACCACCACCGGGCACCGCCTGCCGCTGCAGGTCGGCATGAAGGTGGAGGCGGACCTGCTGCACGAGAACCGGCGGCTGTACGAGTGGATGCTCGAACCGCTGCTGGCCGCCCGGGCGAGGATCTGA
- a CDS encoding peptidase domain-containing ABC transporter, with protein MTIRLPVLGQLDFGWRRRMPLVLQFEASECGLACLAMLLNHHGTVTDLATLRARHGTVPQGMTLADLARIAQAEQLSVRAVRLGLRELAQLRLPCILHWDLGHFVVLTEIRRGRCLIADPATGTRWLDRKEVSARFSGIALELWPDSAFVPREQARPLSLRSLIGRVHGLWRAVRQVLAVSLLLELLALLSPLFMQWTVDHVIVSRDVGLLATLGIGFLLLLVIEQFMTAVRALMVQRVSTQLSVQWRSNVLGHLLRLPLDFFARRHLGDVMSRFGSIHSILRVLTGAFVEAALDGLLVLLALGLMWAYSPRLAGVALLSVTLYGLVRSLWYTPLKNATAERLVRSANEASHLLETIRGVRTIRLFSRQFERLSAWQTLMVADVNASLRIQRLDIFYRLVRRTLSGGFTLLIVWLGAHAVLAGELSVGMLLAFLAYRSQFDSRFTGLVNHYFDLRMLGLDAQRLADIVLTPPEASAGGPAPTPLHRPPRIGLSGLSFRYSEGGPAILDGLDLDITPGQAVALTGTSGCGKTTLVQVLLGVYAPQRGEIRIDGTPLPQFGLDAWRSVVGTVLQDDVLFAGSIADNIAFFSARPDRSLIEVCAKIAAIHDDIMKLPMAYQTLVGDMGTTLSGGQKQRVLLARALYRRPRVLLLDEATSQLDVTREAEVGRAIARLHLTRIIVAHRPQTLALVDRVIELQDGRIVRDETARQYAERTGSKPAVGKDPP; from the coding sequence ATGACGATCCGCCTTCCCGTCCTCGGCCAGCTGGATTTCGGCTGGCGCCGGCGCATGCCGCTGGTGCTGCAGTTCGAGGCATCGGAATGCGGGCTGGCCTGCCTGGCCATGCTGCTGAACCACCACGGCACGGTGACCGACCTGGCCACGCTGCGCGCCCGGCACGGCACGGTCCCGCAGGGCATGACGCTGGCCGACCTGGCGCGCATCGCCCAGGCCGAGCAGTTGAGCGTGCGCGCCGTGCGGCTCGGCCTGCGTGAGCTGGCCCAGCTGCGCCTGCCCTGCATCCTGCACTGGGACCTCGGGCACTTCGTCGTGCTGACCGAGATCCGGCGGGGACGCTGCCTGATCGCCGACCCGGCCACCGGCACGCGCTGGCTGGATCGCAAGGAAGTCTCGGCCCGCTTCAGCGGCATTGCGCTGGAGCTGTGGCCGGACAGCGCGTTCGTGCCGCGCGAACAGGCCCGCCCACTGTCGCTGCGCTCGCTGATCGGCCGCGTGCACGGCCTGTGGCGGGCCGTGCGGCAGGTGCTGGCGGTATCGCTGCTGCTGGAGCTGCTGGCCCTGCTCAGCCCGCTGTTCATGCAGTGGACGGTGGACCACGTCATCGTGTCGCGCGATGTCGGCCTGCTGGCCACGCTGGGCATCGGCTTCCTGCTCCTGCTGGTGATCGAGCAGTTCATGACCGCCGTGCGCGCACTGATGGTGCAGCGCGTCAGCACCCAGCTGAGCGTGCAGTGGCGCTCCAACGTGCTGGGCCACCTGCTGCGCCTGCCGCTGGACTTCTTCGCCCGCCGCCACCTGGGCGACGTGATGTCGCGCTTCGGTTCGATCCACAGCATCCTGCGGGTGCTCACCGGTGCCTTCGTCGAGGCGGCGCTGGACGGGCTGCTGGTGCTGCTCGCGCTGGGCCTGATGTGGGCCTACAGCCCCCGGCTGGCAGGGGTGGCGCTGCTGTCGGTGACGTTGTACGGGCTGGTGCGCTCGCTGTGGTACACGCCCCTGAAGAACGCCACCGCCGAGCGGCTGGTGCGATCGGCCAACGAGGCCAGCCACCTGCTGGAGACCATCCGCGGCGTGCGCACGATCCGCCTGTTCTCGCGCCAGTTCGAACGCCTGTCGGCCTGGCAGACGCTGATGGTGGCCGACGTCAACGCCAGCCTGCGCATCCAGCGCCTGGACATCTTCTACCGCCTCGTGCGCCGCACCCTGTCGGGCGGCTTCACGCTGCTGATCGTCTGGCTGGGCGCCCACGCCGTGCTCGCCGGCGAACTGAGCGTGGGCATGCTGCTGGCCTTCCTGGCCTACCGCAGCCAGTTCGACAGCCGCTTCACTGGCTTGGTCAACCACTATTTCGACCTGCGCATGCTCGGCCTTGATGCGCAGCGGCTGGCCGACATCGTGCTCACGCCGCCCGAAGCATCCGCCGGCGGCCCGGCGCCGACACCGCTGCACCGTCCGCCGCGCATCGGGCTGAGCGGCCTGTCGTTCCGCTACTCGGAGGGTGGCCCCGCGATCCTCGACGGCCTGGACCTGGACATCACACCGGGCCAGGCGGTGGCGCTGACCGGCACGTCCGGCTGCGGCAAGACGACGCTGGTGCAGGTCCTGCTGGGCGTGTACGCGCCACAGCGCGGCGAGATCCGCATCGACGGCACGCCGCTGCCGCAGTTCGGCCTGGACGCCTGGCGCAGCGTGGTGGGCACGGTGCTGCAGGACGATGTGCTGTTCGCCGGCTCGATCGCCGACAACATCGCCTTCTTCTCCGCCCGGCCGGACCGTTCGCTCATCGAAGTCTGCGCGAAGATCGCCGCCATCCACGACGACATCATGAAGCTGCCGATGGCCTACCAGACCCTGGTGGGCGACATGGGCACCACGCTGTCGGGCGGGCAGAAGCAGCGCGTCCTGCTGGCTCGGGCGCTGTACCGCCGCCCGCGGGTGCTGCTCCTGGACGAGGCCACCAGCCAGCTCGACGTGACGCGCGAGGCCGAGGTCGGCCGCGCGATCGCCCGGCTGCACCTGACCCGCATCATCGTCGCCCACCGGCCACAGACGCTGGCGCTGGTGGACCGGGTGATCGAGCTCCAGGACGGCCGCATCGTGCGCGACGAGACCGCCCGGCAATACGCCGAGCGCACCGGCAGCAAGCCGGCCGTGGGAAAGGACCCGCCGTGA
- a CDS encoding pilus assembly protein, protein MKFLSCWRRHPRKTWAITLAVLGWAVFQVSFALDALDEQPVGHVAPLEFSKYDLSRGGAVAFRGDHVRATWDGDLMSYDVSTTGTVTSKWSGARQLALASWDTGRKIFTCVSSGAGVRFRWTDGISAAQQTALGDATTGPKVLNYLRGDGSNELTEANPGGLFRQRTSRIGAVVHGRPHYFEHGRNADGDPIGRVYVGANDGMLHAFDAATGAEVFAYVPSMLFPKLKDLAATPAAAYKYYVDGPLAIAQLPASGATTTLLVGALGAGAKGLYALDVSNPSPADEAAATGMAKWEITEATTGFQNLAHVYGAPQFVKLNNGRRALLVPNGINSTAGISSLFVVDPVNGTLIAEIGAGTGPGNGLGGVAAVDLDGNGTVDVAYAGDLRGTLWKFNLRGSSLPSAAVALYTPPADVARPITAAPSVSAHPRGGVMVNFGTGRLLSISDSTSTADEYLYGIWDSPLATAAAPTRPTLTTASKTIGTTTIQVRVASADASNTVDYANGSRGWRLTLTGGERVLGTDTFTENGRFIVTTTIPNGTDTPTAWMLQVDALTGSMPTAPFFDLNGDGTVSTSGDSDRVSATVNGVTMSVPPAGRLLGTGAWSQPALIKLDRYLDVPYFNHNSNVAFPTTSTQTVTTPSSTERGVYGGHFDFDIFYNVCNPLATSQTYRGTCASNTHVHEYDDKYDVVGVNLLNASRSAFNLGNAIASMSTAFKILVANTRWSPAARLMVGNAEYRVWDLPLSPEGFIAATPGGAALTFTRASVGNLVFKLPIDAFTAREWVPGSGDTRAGLIPTKTGCVRDNTGNQGSQPGPWMNGALTVMARAGHPG, encoded by the coding sequence ATGAAGTTCCTGAGTTGCTGGCGACGGCACCCGCGGAAGACCTGGGCGATCACCCTGGCCGTGCTCGGCTGGGCGGTATTTCAGGTCTCCTTCGCGCTGGATGCCCTGGATGAGCAGCCCGTCGGCCACGTCGCCCCGCTTGAATTCAGCAAGTACGACCTGTCGCGCGGTGGAGCCGTTGCCTTCCGCGGCGACCATGTGCGTGCCACCTGGGATGGCGACCTCATGTCCTACGACGTCTCCACCACCGGAACAGTCACATCGAAGTGGAGCGGCGCTCGACAACTGGCCCTCGCCTCATGGGACACCGGCCGCAAGATCTTCACCTGCGTCTCTTCCGGGGCTGGGGTCAGGTTCCGCTGGACCGACGGCATCAGTGCCGCCCAACAGACCGCACTCGGCGATGCCACGACCGGTCCCAAGGTCCTGAACTACCTGCGCGGCGACGGCAGCAATGAACTCACTGAGGCGAATCCCGGCGGACTGTTCAGACAGCGCACGTCGCGCATCGGCGCCGTCGTTCATGGCCGGCCTCATTACTTCGAACATGGCCGCAACGCCGATGGGGACCCGATTGGGCGCGTGTACGTCGGCGCCAACGACGGCATGCTGCATGCCTTCGACGCCGCCACCGGCGCAGAGGTGTTTGCCTACGTTCCTTCCATGCTCTTTCCGAAGCTGAAGGATCTCGCGGCAACCCCCGCGGCTGCCTACAAGTACTACGTCGACGGCCCTCTGGCCATTGCCCAGCTTCCCGCGTCGGGTGCGACGACCACGTTGCTGGTCGGCGCATTGGGGGCCGGCGCCAAAGGGCTCTACGCGCTGGACGTCTCCAACCCCTCGCCTGCCGACGAAGCCGCCGCCACCGGCATGGCCAAGTGGGAGATCACGGAGGCCACGACGGGATTCCAGAACCTCGCTCACGTGTACGGCGCCCCGCAGTTCGTCAAGCTCAACAACGGACGCCGCGCATTGCTTGTCCCCAACGGGATCAACAGCACGGCGGGCATCTCGTCCCTGTTCGTCGTGGACCCTGTCAACGGTACCCTGATCGCGGAGATCGGCGCGGGCACAGGGCCCGGCAACGGCCTGGGTGGAGTCGCAGCGGTCGATCTGGACGGCAACGGCACCGTCGACGTGGCCTATGCCGGCGACCTGCGCGGCACACTGTGGAAGTTCAACCTGCGCGGCAGCTCGTTGCCCAGCGCGGCCGTCGCGCTGTATACGCCACCGGCCGACGTAGCCCGCCCCATCACCGCCGCCCCGAGCGTCTCCGCCCATCCCCGCGGCGGTGTGATGGTCAACTTCGGGACCGGCAGGCTGCTGTCGATCAGCGATTCGACCTCCACCGCAGACGAATACCTCTACGGCATCTGGGACAGCCCCCTGGCAACCGCAGCCGCGCCGACCAGGCCGACGCTGACAACGGCCAGCAAGACGATCGGAACCACCACGATCCAGGTGCGGGTGGCCAGCGCCGACGCCAGCAACACGGTGGACTATGCCAATGGCTCGCGAGGCTGGCGCCTGACGCTCACCGGCGGCGAACGCGTGCTGGGCACGGACACCTTCACCGAAAATGGCCGCTTCATCGTCACGACCACCATTCCGAACGGCACCGACACCCCCACGGCGTGGATGCTGCAAGTCGACGCCCTCACCGGCTCCATGCCCACCGCGCCCTTCTTCGATCTAAACGGGGACGGCACGGTGAGCACATCGGGCGACAGCGATCGCGTGAGTGCCACCGTCAACGGCGTGACGATGAGTGTGCCCCCCGCAGGACGGCTGCTCGGTACTGGCGCATGGAGCCAGCCGGCGCTGATCAAGCTGGACAGGTACCTCGATGTGCCGTATTTCAACCACAACAGCAACGTCGCGTTCCCGACGACGTCGACTCAAACCGTGACGACGCCCAGTTCGACCGAGCGCGGCGTGTACGGCGGCCACTTCGACTTCGACATCTTCTACAACGTGTGCAATCCGCTGGCCACGAGCCAGACGTACCGCGGCACCTGCGCGTCGAACACGCACGTTCACGAATACGACGACAAGTACGACGTCGTCGGCGTCAACCTGCTCAATGCCAGCCGGTCGGCCTTCAACCTGGGCAACGCCATCGCGTCCATGTCGACTGCCTTCAAGATCCTGGTGGCGAACACGCGCTGGTCACCGGCCGCCAGACTCATGGTCGGCAACGCGGAGTACCGTGTATGGGACCTGCCGCTGTCGCCCGAGGGTTTCATCGCCGCCACGCCCGGCGGCGCGGCACTCACCTTCACGCGGGCATCCGTGGGCAACCTGGTCTTCAAGCTGCCGATCGATGCCTTCACGGCGCGCGAGTGGGTTCCAGGCAGCGGCGATACACGTGCCGGCCTGATCCCGACCAAGACCGGCTGCGTGCGCGACAACACCGGCAACCAGGGGAGCCAGCCCGGCCCCTGGATGAACGGGGCGCTAACTGTCATGGCCCGGGCGGGTCACCCTGGATGA
- a CDS encoding GspH/FimT family pseudopilin, with translation MRHLHLALPPPRAGSPARGLTLIELLVVMAILGLISAMAAPSMADFQRSRRLESTVQHLASDLSYARAEAIKRNTPVVLCATTTTTCGSATTASDWVAGWQICYDKDADGACDVGSSTDPNPIRRQTSLSADVTLTGPASRLRFNADGTLTATDYTAFTLAAASAARWWVAIAASGVVTVRKG, from the coding sequence ATGCGCCACTTGCACCTCGCCCTCCCGCCCCCCCGTGCCGGCTCGCCCGCGCGGGGCCTCACGCTCATCGAGCTGCTGGTCGTCATGGCGATCCTCGGGCTGATCTCGGCGATGGCAGCGCCCAGCATGGCGGACTTCCAGCGCAGCCGCCGCCTGGAAAGCACGGTTCAGCACCTCGCCAGCGACTTATCCTATGCCCGGGCAGAGGCCATCAAGCGCAACACGCCGGTCGTCCTGTGTGCGACAACGACGACCACCTGCGGGTCGGCGACGACCGCCTCGGATTGGGTCGCCGGGTGGCAGATCTGTTATGACAAGGACGCTGACGGCGCCTGCGACGTTGGCAGCAGTACCGACCCGAACCCGATCCGGCGTCAGACCTCGCTCAGCGCCGACGTGACGCTCACGGGCCCGGCAAGCAGACTTCGGTTCAACGCCGATGGCACGCTCACCGCGACCGACTACACGGCGTTCACTCTGGCTGCTGCATCGGCAGCCCGCTGGTGGGTCGCGATCGCCGCATCCGGTGTCGTGACGGTCCGCAAGGGGTAA